The genomic stretch TGGAATTGGCCGAGACGGCGGGCCTGGCCTGCGACGACGGCATCCTCGTCGACCAGCGCCTGCGCACAAGCGACCCGCTGATCTTCGCCGCCGGTGACGCCGCCCGCGTCGGTCATCCGCTGCTCCGCGCCCGTGTGCGCTCCGAGCACTGGGACAACGCCGTGCACACCGGAACGACGGCGGCGCGGGCCATGCTGGACCAGGACGTCGTTCACGACCGGGTGCCGTACTTCTTCAGCGACCAGTACGACCTGGGCATGGAGTACACCGGCTGGGTGCCGCCCGGCCACGACGCCGGCCTCGTCATCCGTGGCGATCTCGGCAGTGGTGAGTTCCTGGCCTTCTGGACCGAGCGGGGCCGGGTGCTCGCCGGTATGAACGTCAACGTGTGGGACGTCGCCGACCGGATCGAGGCGCTGGTCCGGGCGGGGCTGCGCGACGGCCTCACCGTGCCGGCCGACCGGCTGGCCGACCCCGCCGTCCCGCTGAGCGACCTCCTCAGATGAGGTCGTGCGGCGGCATCGCCCCGGCCACCCCGGGTTGCGCCGCATCATGGCGTCGAAGATCGGCTCAAGCTTGTCCGGCGTGTTCACCAGGTTCGTCGCCCTGCACCTGGAGGCCGACGACGAGGAACTGACCCGCCGGCTGCTGGCCCGGGCGGCTCTGGAGGGCCGGTCGGACGACACCGAGCCGGTCATCCGCCGCCGGCTCGCGCTGTATCACGAGGTCACCCATCCGATCGCCGACTGGTACGCCGCGCGCGGCATCCTGGTCTCGGTCGACGCCGTCCAGCCGGTGGAGCGGGTCGCCCGCCAGATCCTCACCGCCCTCGAGGCGATGCGGCCGCTGATCGAGCACGTCCCGGAAAGCGCCCGCCGCCCGATCGACCTCACCGGCCTGGGCCGCGCCTTCGGCCGGAGCTGACCGGGCGCCCTATCGGCACTCGTCGATTGACAGTTTGTTGGGTCGGGTGCACGATAAGTGCTACACAACGCGCGCTCGCCGGTGCGCGCGACACGGCCGGGGCTCAGCGGCCGGCGCCGGTCTCCGGCGTCCGCGCGGGAGGACAGGGCAGATCACCCCGCCGTCATCCCCGGCCTTCCCCCTGGGCTGTGCGCAGCCGTTGTTCCCCTCTGCGCGCGGCTCCACCCTGTCCTCAGGAGTGACAAGCATGAAGATCAAACGCCAATTGCTGTACGCCGTGGCCGCCGCACTGCTGGCCGTGGCCGGTCTTGCCCTCACGGCGCCCCGGGCGGCGTTCGCGGCCTCGCTGACCGAGGTGACCAGCTTCGGCAGCAACCCCGGCGGGATGCGCATGCACATCTACGTGCCGGACGCGCGCCCGTCCAACCCGGCCATCGTGGTCGCCATGCACGGATGCGGCGGCTCGGGCCCCGGCTTCTACTCCGGCAGCGAGTTCGCCTCGCTGGCCGACCGGTACGGGTTCATCGTGATCTACCCGTCCGCGATGCAGGAGGCCGGTTTCGGCAAGTGCTTCGACACCTGGTCGGCCGCGTCCAAGCAGCGCAACGGCGGCAGCGACCCGGTCTCGATCGCGTCGATGGTGGCGTACGCCGGTCAGCGCTACGGCGGCGACCAGAACCGCGTGTACGCCACCGGAAGCTCGTCCGGCGGCATGATGACCCAGCACATGCTCGCCCTGTACCCCGACCTGTTCAAGGCCGGCGCGTCGTTCATGGGCGTGCCGTTCAACTGCTTCGCGAACGCGGCCGACTACCCGCCCGGGGGCCAGTGCACCGGCGGCAACATGAACCGCACACCGCAGCAGTGGGGTGACGCCGTCCGCCAGGTCAACCCGGGCTTCAGCGGCCCCCGTCCCCCGATCCAGCTGTGGCACGGCACCAACGACACGCTCGTGCCGTACTCGCTGCTGCAGGAGTCGGTCGAGCAGTGGACCAACGTCTTCGGCCTCAGCACGAACCCGACGTCCAGCGACACCCCGCAGGCCAACTGGAACCGCCGCCGCTGGGCCGACGGGACCGGCAAGGTGCAGGTCGAGGCGTACAGCATCCAGGGCGCCGGGCACTCCCTGCCCAGCAGCGGAATGGCCGCGGCCGCCATCGCCTTCTTCGGCCTGACCACGCCCACCACTCCGCCGACCACTCCCCCGACCACCCCGCCCACGACCCCTCCGACGACCCCTCCCACCACTCCACCGACCACTCCCCCGACGAGCCCGCCGACGACCTCGGCGTGCCGGGTCACCGCCGCGGTCAACGCCTGGAACAACGGGCTGACCGCGAACCTCACCATCACCAACACCGGCGCCGCCGCGATCAACGGCTGGCGGCTCGCCTTCGACCTGCCCTCGGGCCAGACCATCACCGGCGGCTGGAGCGCCTCGTACGCGCCGTCCTCGGGCCGCGTCACGGCGACCAACGTCGGCTACAACGGGAACCTGGCGCCCGGCGCCTCCACCACGATCGGTTTCCAGGCCACCCACTCCGGTAACAACGGCGGCCCCACCGGGTTCGCGCTCAACGGCTCCGCCTGCGTCACCGGCTGACGAACCCCGGTGTGGGCGGCGAGGTGGCGCGCCGTCCACACCGGCCGGCGGCATGGGAAGATCGTCGGAGTCGTCAGCCCCCGACTCTGCCGGAGCCGTCGCGTGACCAGCCCGTACGACATCGACGAGATCTTCCCGGACGACGCGGCGGACGCCGTACGCCTGCCACGCCGCCAGGCCGGGAACTCGCCGCAGGACCTCACCGTGACCCTGCTCGCCGACTACACCTTGAGCACCGGGGGTGAACTGCCGTCTGCGGCCATCGTGGCCCTGCTGGCCGAGGCCGGGGTGAGCCAGGCCGGCGCCCGGACGGCCATCAGCCGCCTCGCCCGTCGCGGGGTGCTGCAGGTGAGCCGGCAGGGACGGCGCAGCGCGTACCGGCTCACCCCCGAGGCGGCCGAGTTCCTCTCCGTCGGCGGCAGCTCGATCGTCTCGGCGGCCACCGGGGCCGAGTCGTGGGACGAGCACTGGACGCTGATCGCGTTCTCGCTGCCGCAGGGTGAACGCGCCCGCCGGCAGGAACTGCGCAACAAGCTGCGCTGGATGGGCTACGCCCCGCTGTACGACGGCCTGTGGATCTCGCCGCACGACCTGTCCGACAAGGCCCGGGCCCAGCTGGCGCTGTTCGCCCCCGGCACCATGACGGTGTTCCGCGCCCGGCACGTCGACCTCGACGCGAACCCGCAGCGCCGGCCCGTCCAGGCGTGGGACATCGCCGGCATCGCCCGCGAGTACGAGGCCTTCCTCCAGCATTGGGGCGGCGTCCCGGCCCGCATCACGGCGGACGCGCTCGCCGGGCCAGAGGCGGTGCAAGCCCGTACGGAGGTGATGGACACCTACCGGCGCCTGCCCGTCCTCGATCCCCGCCTGCCGTTGCAGCTGTTACCGCCCGGGTGGCCCCGGAAGACGGCCCGGGACTTGTTCGTCGCCGTTTACGACGGGCTGGCCGGGATCGCGCAGGAACACGTCCGTGCGGTCGCGGCCACTTCCGCCGACGGCCCGGTCGACGGCATCCGGGCTCACACCGTCGCCGCCCTGGCCGCCAGGTTGCCCGCCCGCCCAGCCGCTCGCTCGTCCTCCTGAACGGCGACCGATCGCCACCCCGCAGCTCGTACGCCGTTGTCAGCGCTCACCTACGCGAACCGAGGCGGGACATCGCGGCGCTCGGGTCCGGTGGGCTGTGCCCGGATCGCCGGCTCGCATTTCTCCGACCGGGCGGCTGTTTGATTCGTATCGGCGTAACACTTTTTCGCGGAACAAATTTGAAAGCCGATACACATTTCCGCACTTGAATGTCGCAGAACATTCTGGCAACGTCTTTCACACGCGCTGTTAACGTTCACCTGGATCTCGTGCGGCTATTACGGCCGCACTGTTTGGCGTGCCGCGTCCACCGGCGGCCCGCCGAAAGGAGCACCTGTGCACAAACGAAGAAACAGCATTCTCGCCGTCGCCCTGGCTCTGGGGCTGGCGCTCGCCGGTGCGGCCGCTCCCGCCGCCGCGGCCGAGTCGAACGGCGGCGTCAAGGTCATGCCGCTGGGCGATTCGATCACGGAGGGAACGCAGGTTCCCGGCGGTTACCGCATCGGGCTGTGGCAGCGGCTGGCCGGCGCCGGCTACCGGGTCGACTTCGTCGGCACGCAGTCCAACGGCCCGGCCTCCCTCGGCGACCACGACCACCAGGGACACCCGGGCTGGCGGATCGACCAGATCGACGCGAACATCACGCGCTGGCTGGCCACCGCGAACCCCCGCACCGTCCTGCTGCACATCGGCACCAACGACATCCTGCAGAACTACAACGTCGGGTCCGCGCCGAGCCGGCTCTCGACGCTGATCGACCGCATCACCACGGCCGCGCCCGCCGCCGACGTGTTCGTGGCGACGATCATTCCGCTCGCCAACTCCGGCCAGGAGGCGGCCGCGCGCACCTTCAACGGCGCGATCCCGGGAATCGTGCAGAGCAAGGTGAACAGCGGCAAGCGGGTGCACCTGGTCGACATGCACGCCGCCCTGACCACCGCCGACCTGATCGACGGCGTCCACCCGACCGCCGGCGGTTACGACAAGATGGCCGCCGTCTGGTACGCCGCGCTGCGTTCGGTCCCCGGCACCATCGGCGATCCCGGCGGCTCCACCACCGGCGGGGCCCTGGTCGGCGCCGGCTCCGGGCGATGCCTGGACGTACCGGGCAGCAACACCGCCAACGGCACCCAGCCGATCATCTGGGACTGCAACAACGCCGCCAACCAGCGCTGGACCACCTCCGGCCAGACCCTGCAGTCGCTGGGCAAGTGCCTCGACTCCCCGACCGGCGCCACCGCCGGCACGAAGGCGCAGCTCTGGGACTGCTCCGGGGCGGCCAACCAGCGCTGGAACCGCAACGCCAACGGAACCATCAGCAACGCCGCGTCCGGCCTGTGCCTGGACGTGCGAGCCAACGCCACCGCCAACGGCAGCCAGGTCCAGCTGTGGACCTGCACCGCATCCCCCAACCAGGTCTGGACCGGTCGATAACCATGAGACGTTTGAAGACCCTGCTCGCGACGGCGGTGCTGCTGCTGTCGGCAACCGCGTTCGTGGCCACCGCCACGCCCGCCCAGGCCCTGGACAACGGGGTGGGCCGCACCCCGCCGATGGGCTGGAACAGCTGGAACACGTTCTTCTGCAACATCAACGAGTCGCTGATCCGGGGCATGGCCGACAGCATGGTCAGCAGCGGCATGCGGGACGCCGGCTACCAGTACGTGGTGGTCGACGACTGCTGGATGAGCCCGAACCGCGACTCCAGCGGCAACCTGCAGGCCGAACCCTCCCGCTTCCCCAGCGGCATGAAGGCGCTCGGCGACTACATCCACAGCAAGGGCCTGAAGTTCGGCATCTATCAGGCGCCGCTCGACAGGACCTGTGCGCAGTACTTCGGCAACTACCCGGGCGCGACCGGCAGCCAGGGGCACGAGGCCCAGGACGCCCGGCAGTTCGCCGCGTGGGGCGTCGACTACCTGAAGTACGACTGGTGCTCGCCCTCCGGCAGCATCAACGACCAGGTCACCACGTTCGCCAAGATGCGCGACGCGCTCGCGGCCACCGGACGGCCGATTCTGTACAGCATCAACTCGAACAGCATCCACTCCAAGACGGGCCCGCAGCGCAACTGGGGCGACGTGGCCAACATCTGGCGCACCACCGAGGACATCCAGCTGGTGTGGAAGACCGACCAGGTCAACGACTACCCGATGGGCGTGCAGAACATCATCGACGTCAACGTGCCGCTGGCCGGGTACGCCAAGCCGGGCGGGTTCAACGACCCGGACATGATGGAGGTCGGCCGGGGCACGCTGACCGACACCGAACAGCGCTCCCACTTCGCCATGTGGGCGATCATGGCGGCGCCGCTGATCGCGGGCAACGACCTGCGTAACATGTCGGCCGCGACCCAGACGATCCTCAAGAACCCGCGGCTCATCGCGATCAACCAGGACACCCTCGGCCGCCAGGGCGCTCAGGTCGCGGGCGACGCCAACTTCCGCGTACTGGCGAAACGCCTGTCCAACGGTGACGTGGCGGTCGCTCTTTTCAACCAGAGCAACAGCACCCGTACGATCTCCACCACCGCCGCCGCCATCGGCAAGTCCGGGGCCTCGTCGTACTCGCTGGTCGATGCCTGGACCGGCGCGACGAGCAGCACCAGCGGCACGATCAGCGCGAGCGTGCCCGCGCACGGCACGGCCGTCTACCGGGTGAGCGGCGGCACCACCGGCGACCCGACCACCCCGCCCACGAGCAGCCTGGTCAGCGCCTCGTCGGGCCGCTGCCTGGACGTGCCGAACAGCAACACCGCCAACGGCACCCAGCCGGTCATCTGGGACTGCAACAACGCCGCCAACCAGCGCTGGACCACCTCCGGCCAGGCCCTGCAGGCGCTGGGCAAGTGCCTCGACTCCCCGACCGGCGCCACCGCCGGCACGAAGGCGCAGCTCTGGGACTGCAACGGCGGCGCCAACCAGCAGTGGACGTTCCAGTCCAACGGCACGATCCGCAACAACCAGTCCGGCCTCTGCCTGGACGTCAACAACAACCAGACCGCCAACGGCACGGTGACGCTGCTGTGGACCTGCACGGGCGCAGCCAACCAGCAGTGGAGCCGGCGATGAGGGCCCGGTGGCGGCGGATCGCCGCCTCGCTCGTCGCGTCCGTCTGCGTGCTGGTGACGCCCGCCTTCGCCGGGACGGCGCGGGCCGACAACCCGATCGTGCAGACGGTCTACACCGCCGACCCGGCGCCGCTGGTGCACAACGGGCGGGTGTACCTCTACACCGGTCACGACGAGGACAACTCGACCTGGTTCACCATGAAGGAGTGGCGGGTGTACTCCTCAGCCGACATGGTGAACTGGACCGACCACGGCTCCCCGATGAGCCTGGCCACGTTCAGCTGGGCCAGCGCCGACGCGTGGGCCGGGCAGGTCATCAGCCGCAACGGCAAGTTCTACTGGTACGTGCCGGTCAAGAACCGGGCGACCGGGCGGATGGCCATCGGCGTGGGGGTGTCGTCCAGCCCGACCGGGCCGTTCACCGACGCGCTCGGGCGGCCGCTGGCCGAGAACGGTGAGATCGACCCGTCGGTCTTCATCGACGACAACGGGCAGGCCTACCTCTACTGGGGCAACCCGAACCTGTGGTACGTCCGGCTGAACTCAGACATGATCAGCTACAGCGGCGGCGTCAACCAGATTCCGCTCACCACGGCCGGCTTCGGAACCCGTACGGGAGATGCCTCTCGCCCGACGCTCTATGAGGAAGGCCCTTGGGTCTTCAAACGGAACGGCCTGTATTACAACGTGTTCGCGGCGAAATGCTGCTCGGAGTTCATCGGGTATTCCACGGCGCCCGGACCGACCGGACCGTGGACGTATCGCGGCACGATCATGCCCACCCAGGGCAGCAGTTTCACCAATCACGCCGGCATAATCGACTTCAACGGCGGGTCGTATTTCTTCTACCACAACGGCGCGCTTCCCGGCGGTGGCGGTTTCACCCGTTCGGTGGCCGTCGAGAAGTTCACCTACAACGCCGACGGCACCATCCCGACCATCAACATGACCACTTCCGGCGCCCCGCAGAACGGCACCCTCAACCCGTACGTACGGCAGGAGGCCGAGACGATCGCGTGGAGTTCCGGGGTCGAGACCGAACCGTCGTCCGAGGGCGGGATGAACGTCGGGTACATCGAGAACGGCGACTACATCAAGGTGAAGGGCGTCGCCTTCGGTAACGGCGCCGGCTCGTTCACCGCCCGGGTCGCCTCGGCCACCAGCGGCGGGCGTCTCGAGCTGCGCAGCGGAAGCCCGACCGGCACCCTGGCCGGTACGTGCACGGTGCCCGGCACAGGCGGCTGGCAGGCGTGGACGTCGGTCTCGTGCCCGGTGTCCGGGCTGACCGGCAACCGGGACCTCTACCTGCGGTTCACCGGCGGCAGCGGTTATCTGTTCAACCTGAACTGGTGGCAGTTCTCGTAGCGACGGGCCTCCGGGGTACAGCCTGCTGTACCCCGGAGAGGCCAGTTACCTGGATCGATCCGACAGGGCCGGCGAAATAGCGTTTCCGGCATGACCACGACGAAGAAATACCGCAATGTGACGGTGGGTCTCACGGCTGCCGCCATCCTCGCCGCGGGCGTCGGAGTCGCCCACGCCGACATCGCCGAAAGCGCGATCGCCCGGGCCGCGGCGCCGGCCGGCTGGGCAGGCGTCACCCGCGAGCAGGTACGCATCGACTTCGGCCAGGGCTGGGTCACCGACGCCGAGCTCACCTATCCGGCCCGGTCCACCGGGCGCCTGCCGCTCGTCATCTTCCTGCACGGCAGCGGCCACAACGACATGAACCAGACCCTGCCGGAGGGCAAGGGCGCGACCTTCGTCCCGCTGTCCCAGGCCGCGAGCCACGAAGGGTTCGCGACCCTGCGGTTCAACAAGCGCGGCGTGACCGGCGTCGGCCCCGTGCTGACCGACGACCCGGCCCAGCTCCTGCCGAAGAACCCGTACGAGCAGATCCAGCGGGACGCCGCGGCGGTGGTGCG from Paractinoplanes brasiliensis encodes the following:
- a CDS encoding glycoside hydrolase family 43 protein, which codes for MRARWRRIAASLVASVCVLVTPAFAGTARADNPIVQTVYTADPAPLVHNGRVYLYTGHDEDNSTWFTMKEWRVYSSADMVNWTDHGSPMSLATFSWASADAWAGQVISRNGKFYWYVPVKNRATGRMAIGVGVSSSPTGPFTDALGRPLAENGEIDPSVFIDDNGQAYLYWGNPNLWYVRLNSDMISYSGGVNQIPLTTAGFGTRTGDASRPTLYEEGPWVFKRNGLYYNVFAAKCCSEFIGYSTAPGPTGPWTYRGTIMPTQGSSFTNHAGIIDFNGGSYFFYHNGALPGGGGFTRSVAVEKFTYNADGTIPTINMTTSGAPQNGTLNPYVRQEAETIAWSSGVETEPSSEGGMNVGYIENGDYIKVKGVAFGNGAGSFTARVASATSGGRLELRSGSPTGTLAGTCTVPGTGGWQAWTSVSCPVSGLTGNRDLYLRFTGGSGYLFNLNWWQFS
- a CDS encoding glycoside hydrolase family 27 protein, which translates into the protein MRRLKTLLATAVLLLSATAFVATATPAQALDNGVGRTPPMGWNSWNTFFCNINESLIRGMADSMVSSGMRDAGYQYVVVDDCWMSPNRDSSGNLQAEPSRFPSGMKALGDYIHSKGLKFGIYQAPLDRTCAQYFGNYPGATGSQGHEAQDARQFAAWGVDYLKYDWCSPSGSINDQVTTFAKMRDALAATGRPILYSINSNSIHSKTGPQRNWGDVANIWRTTEDIQLVWKTDQVNDYPMGVQNIIDVNVPLAGYAKPGGFNDPDMMEVGRGTLTDTEQRSHFAMWAIMAAPLIAGNDLRNMSAATQTILKNPRLIAINQDTLGRQGAQVAGDANFRVLAKRLSNGDVAVALFNQSNSTRTISTTAAAIGKSGASSYSLVDAWTGATSSTSGTISASVPAHGTAVYRVSGGTTGDPTTPPTSSLVSASSGRCLDVPNSNTANGTQPVIWDCNNAANQRWTTSGQALQALGKCLDSPTGATAGTKAQLWDCNGGANQQWTFQSNGTIRNNQSGLCLDVNNNQTANGTVTLLWTCTGAANQQWSRR
- a CDS encoding PaaX family transcriptional regulator, producing MTSPYDIDEIFPDDAADAVRLPRRQAGNSPQDLTVTLLADYTLSTGGELPSAAIVALLAEAGVSQAGARTAISRLARRGVLQVSRQGRRSAYRLTPEAAEFLSVGGSSIVSAATGAESWDEHWTLIAFSLPQGERARRQELRNKLRWMGYAPLYDGLWISPHDLSDKARAQLALFAPGTMTVFRARHVDLDANPQRRPVQAWDIAGIAREYEAFLQHWGGVPARITADALAGPEAVQARTEVMDTYRRLPVLDPRLPLQLLPPGWPRKTARDLFVAVYDGLAGIAQEHVRAVAATSADGPVDGIRAHTVAALAARLPARPAARSSS
- a CDS encoding ricin-type beta-trefoil lectin domain protein, with product MHKRRNSILAVALALGLALAGAAAPAAAAESNGGVKVMPLGDSITEGTQVPGGYRIGLWQRLAGAGYRVDFVGTQSNGPASLGDHDHQGHPGWRIDQIDANITRWLATANPRTVLLHIGTNDILQNYNVGSAPSRLSTLIDRITTAAPAADVFVATIIPLANSGQEAAARTFNGAIPGIVQSKVNSGKRVHLVDMHAALTTADLIDGVHPTAGGYDKMAAVWYAALRSVPGTIGDPGGSTTGGALVGAGSGRCLDVPGSNTANGTQPIIWDCNNAANQRWTTSGQTLQSLGKCLDSPTGATAGTKAQLWDCSGAANQRWNRNANGTISNAASGLCLDVRANATANGSQVQLWTCTASPNQVWTGR
- a CDS encoding adenylate kinase family protein; this encodes MRRHRPGHPGLRRIMASKIGSSLSGVFTRFVALHLEADDEELTRRLLARAALEGRSDDTEPVIRRRLALYHEVTHPIADWYAARGILVSVDAVQPVERVARQILTALEAMRPLIEHVPESARRPIDLTGLGRAFGRS
- a CDS encoding extracellular catalytic domain type 1 short-chain-length polyhydroxyalkanoate depolymerase, yielding MKIKRQLLYAVAAALLAVAGLALTAPRAAFAASLTEVTSFGSNPGGMRMHIYVPDARPSNPAIVVAMHGCGGSGPGFYSGSEFASLADRYGFIVIYPSAMQEAGFGKCFDTWSAASKQRNGGSDPVSIASMVAYAGQRYGGDQNRVYATGSSSGGMMTQHMLALYPDLFKAGASFMGVPFNCFANAADYPPGGQCTGGNMNRTPQQWGDAVRQVNPGFSGPRPPIQLWHGTNDTLVPYSLLQESVEQWTNVFGLSTNPTSSDTPQANWNRRRWADGTGKVQVEAYSIQGAGHSLPSSGMAAAAIAFFGLTTPTTPPTTPPTTPPTTPPTTPPTTPPTTPPTSPPTTSACRVTAAVNAWNNGLTANLTITNTGAAAINGWRLAFDLPSGQTITGGWSASYAPSSGRVTATNVGYNGNLAPGASTTIGFQATHSGNNGGPTGFALNGSACVTG